From a single bacterium genomic region:
- a CDS encoding CBS domain-containing protein, giving the protein MPRHAVDENVPMYYLSQLIGKPVYDASGDAFDRIADLVIYQAPARLPKITGVLLAGDRSRVAILPWEAVQELSTAGIRLRVERRALAPRPLQPDEVLLRDDIFDSQVVDTDDLKVVRVNDIELLQTGSELRVVGADVGTRSLLRRLGLEPLVAGVLERLGRPLPQGVIPWNLVAALGGPMTPVKLSISREKLKDIHPADLADLLEELDRDERMEMITALGDEAAADVLEEAEPDVQAAVIQELPSEHAADVLEEMAPEEAADVLGEIPEHRADELISLMEEDAAEEVSRLLEYPPDTAAGKMTTEFIALPETMTVEQVLARVRETKPDDETIYYLYVVDGQERLVGVLSIRALIVTPPATPIAQVMRTDLVYVGPDATVDDVAGALVKYDLLAVPVVDPGGRLLGIVTVDHVLDNIVDTYGTRKLGGGVDLLRRRDAREARGPETRA; this is encoded by the coding sequence GTGCCGCGCCACGCCGTCGACGAGAACGTCCCTATGTACTACCTGAGCCAGCTCATCGGGAAACCGGTGTACGACGCGTCCGGCGATGCGTTCGATCGGATCGCCGATCTCGTCATCTATCAGGCCCCGGCCAGGCTCCCGAAGATCACCGGCGTCCTGCTGGCGGGCGACCGCAGCCGCGTGGCGATCCTCCCGTGGGAGGCGGTGCAAGAGCTGTCCACCGCGGGCATCCGCCTGCGCGTCGAGCGCAGGGCGCTCGCCCCGCGGCCGCTCCAGCCGGACGAGGTGCTGCTGCGCGACGACATCTTCGACAGCCAGGTCGTGGACACCGACGATCTCAAGGTCGTGCGGGTAAACGACATCGAGCTGCTCCAGACCGGCAGCGAATTGCGGGTGGTCGGCGCGGACGTCGGCACGCGGTCCCTGCTGCGCCGCCTGGGCCTCGAGCCGCTCGTGGCCGGGGTGCTGGAGCGGCTGGGACGTCCCCTGCCGCAGGGCGTGATTCCCTGGAACCTCGTCGCCGCGCTCGGCGGTCCGATGACGCCGGTGAAGCTCAGCATCTCGCGGGAGAAGCTGAAGGACATCCATCCGGCCGACCTCGCCGACCTGCTCGAGGAGCTCGACCGCGACGAACGGATGGAGATGATCACGGCCCTCGGCGATGAGGCGGCCGCGGACGTGCTCGAGGAGGCGGAGCCCGACGTGCAGGCGGCGGTGATCCAGGAGCTGCCGAGCGAACACGCGGCCGACGTGCTCGAGGAGATGGCGCCGGAGGAGGCCGCGGACGTCCTCGGCGAGATCCCCGAGCACCGGGCCGACGAGCTGATCTCGCTCATGGAAGAGGATGCGGCCGAAGAGGTCAGCCGGCTGCTCGAGTATCCGCCGGACACCGCGGCCGGCAAGATGACGACGGAGTTCATCGCGCTGCCCGAGACGATGACGGTCGAACAGGTGCTGGCGCGCGTCCGCGAGACGAAGCCGGACGACGAAACGATCTACTACCTCTACGTGGTGGACGGGCAGGAGCGGCTTGTCGGGGTGCTCTCGATCCGGGCGCTCATCGTCACCCCGCCCGCCACGCCGATCGCGCAAGTCATGCGGACCGACCTGGTCTACGTGGGGCCGGACGCTACGGTCGACGACGTGGCCGGGGCGCTGGTCAAGTACGACCTCCTCGCCGTGCCGGTCGTCGATCCGGGCGGTCGCCTGCTCGGGATCGTCACGGTGGATCACGTGCTCGACAATATCGTGGACACCTACGGCACGCGGAAGCTCGGCGGGGGCGTCGACCTCTTGCGCCGGAGGGACGCGCGGGAGGCGCGCGGACCGGAGACGAGGGCGTGA